The genomic region ACGAGCGAAGAACGTCACCTTCCTGGCGGGGGGGATCGCGTACAACGCCTTCGTCTCGATGGTCCCGCTGTTCCTGTTCGCGGTGTTCGCGCTCTCCCTCATCGGGGGTGGCGTCCGGAACCAGGTCCTCACGCTTCTCACGCAGACCGTCTCCGAGACCATCGGGACGCTGGTCGAGGAGATACTCAGAAGGCGGGCGGACGGAGGGATGGGCTCCTCCGTGGTCGGGTCGCTGATACTGGTCTGGGGGGCGCTGAAGGTGTTCCGGGGCCTCGACACCGCCTTCGCGCAGATATACGAGGTCGACGCCGACACGTCCTTCCTCGACCAGCTCCGTGACGGACTCGTCGTCCTCGTCTCGCTCGTGCTCTCGATTGCGGCACTCGTCGCCGCCACGAGCGCGTTCGCTGCCTTCGCCGGCGTGGTTCCCTACCTCGGGGTGTTCCTCCCGGTCGTCCTCGCGGCGGGGCTCGTGCTCGCGTTCTTCCCGATGTACTACGTCTTCCCCGACGCCGACGTGACGGTCCGAGAGGTCCTGCCGGGCGTGCTCTTCGCGGCGGTCGGCTGGGCGCTCCTGCAGGGGCTCTTCCAGGTGTACGTCGCCGCGTCGACCGGTGACCAGGCCGTCGGCATCTTCACGGGCATCATGCTGTTGCTCACGTGGCTGTACTTCTCCGGCGTCGTGATGCTCGTCGGTGTCGTCATCAATGCGGTGCGGGGTGGCTACGCCGGCCGCGGTCGCTCGGTCGGGTCGTAGGCCACGGGCGCGGCTGGGCGCCCGTCGTCACTCATTCCTCGTCCGCGAACCGCCGCCAGAGGCCGACGGCTGCAGCGGCGAGAGCGGCGAGACCGCCCATGAGCATCCCAGCCGGGGAGGACAACTGCGTCGCCGCGTAGTTCAGTGGATTCGTGCCCGGCGTGCCACCGCTGGCCGCGGCACCCGCGCCGGTGGTGCCCGTCCCGGTTCCCGAACCGGACGCGGTGGTGGTCACCGCGGTCGTCCCGCTCGTCGTTCCGGTGGTGGTCGTTCCGGTGCCACCGGTACCGCTGCCCGTGGTCTTCCCTCCAGTGCTGGTTCCACCGGTGGTCTTCCCTCCAGTGCTGGTCCCGGGGTCTGCCGTAGTGGTGCCAGCGTCGGCGGTAGTAGTGGTGGTGCCGGCGTCGGTAGTCGTGGTGGTGGTGCCGGCGTCGGTGGTAGTGGTGGTGGTACCGGCGTCGGTAGTCGTGGTGGTGGTGCCGGCGTCGGTGGTAGTGGTGCCCGATTCAGTGGTGGTGGTACCGGACTCGGTAGTCGTGGTGCCCGATTCAGTGGTCGTCGTCCCCTGTTCGGTAGTCGTGGTGCCTGACTCAGTGGTCGTCGTCCCCGGCTCGGTAGTCGTGGTGCCGGACTCAGTGGTAGTGGTACCGGAGTCGGTGGTCGTCGTCCCCTGCTCGGTCGTCGTCGTCCCCGATTCGGTAGTCGTGGTGCCCGAATCAGTGGTGGTGGTGGTACCGGAGTCGGTGGTCGTCGTGCCCTGTTCGGTCGTGGTAGTACCGGACTCAGTAGTCGTCGTCCCCTGCTCGGTCGTGGTACCCGAATCGGTCGTGGGTTCCTGCGTCGTGGTGGTTCCCTCCCAGTCCTCTTCCGAGTCGGTGGTTCCCTCGGGCTCCTGGCCGATTTCGCCGGTGTCTGGGTCCTCCGACCAGTCCATGTTGTGCCGGCACTGCTCCGCGAGGAAGCGGATGCCGACGTGGCAGGAGTCGGTCTGGGTGACGTTCACCGACTTGGTGACGTCCAGGCCGTCGACGATGTCCATGTAGCCTCGCTGGCGGAGTTCGTCGTTGAACGTCAGGCCGAGGCGGCCGTCCTGGTCGGTGACCGGATTCCCCTCGACCAGGACGTTCTTGATGGGGAGGTCGGTGAAGCCGAGGCGGCCCGGCTCGTCGAACTCCTTGCACGGGAGGAACCAGTTCATCACGTAGCAGTGGACGCCAGGGGTGAAACACCACTGCTTGGGGGTCTCGTCTTCGGTCACGGGCGAGACCGGCGGGATGACGACCCGGCCGTCCCCGGTCGGCCCGAACTGTTCGAGCCAACCGGACATCGACCCGGCGTAGAGGATGTCGCCGTCCTCGGTCGCGAGACCGAAGGGGTTCGTGTCGCCGTCGTCGTCCGCGTCGGTGGCGAGGTTGTCGCAGTCGGGGTCGGTCGAGACCACGACGTACAGGTAATCACAGAGCTCGCCGAGGAGGTCGGTGAGGTCACCTGCGGCCTTCTCCGGCTCGATGCGTTTCTTCTCCTCGCTCCGGGGCAGGGGGTCGCCGTTGCTGTCCTCGCGGACCAGTTCGGCGAAGACGAACGCCGGGTTGCCACAGACGTGCACGCTGAACGTGGTCTCTCCCTCGTCGTACGGTTTCACGTCGACCAGGTCGATGAACATCCCCCGTGGGCCGTCGATGAAGCCCGGGTGATACACGCCGGGTGCCTCCGCGGTCCCGCTCTGTTCCGTCTCGAAGTCGTCGGGCAGCAGGGCCGAGATGTCCCTCGCGTCCGGGAGCTCGCAGACGTCGGCGAACACGTCGGTGCTCCCGGTGACGAGGTTCCCCCACATCTCGTGGGAGGGCGCCTCGCCGGTCGCGACCGACCGAATCGCCGGGGCAGCGGCAATCTCGTACGTCTTCGAGGTCCCGGCGACGAGCGCGGGTGGCACCTCCCGCTTGAGCTCGTATCTGTCCCAGGGTTTGTACGTCGAGCGATAGTCGAGTAGCAGGTCGACCCGGCCGCTCTGGTACCAGCCCTCGATCGCCTCGCTGTCCCTGAAGAATGCGGTGGTGCCGAGACCTGTCCCTGCCCCGGCCACACCGACCACTCCCAACCCTGCCAATACCCGTCGCCGTGAAAGTTGTGTCATTCGAGTCTCTCCCCCCTTAGCTGCCCCGCGGTCATGGCATCTATCAATAATAAGGGGAGAAGACAGGTTACCTATGGTGCGCTTCGATGGCCGAAACGATTCGTTCGAGCGCCCGTACGCAGACCGTACGCCGGTCCGGGGCCGGGCGGGAACCGGCAGGAAACGGGAGTACGCGCTGGTATGGCGTCATTACCAGGCCTTTGAACAGTCACGACCGCAGACCCGTCGCCACCTCGCCGGGAAACTGGCGACTCGCGCGACCATGGCACATTCTGGGTGGGTACGGTTTCCGTCTTCCTCGACGCTGCGCTCGTGACTGGTGGGCCTCACGCTGTTGCGTGAGCTTTCGTCTCACCAGGTCTGGGACCGGCACTATCGAGTTCGACGGGCGCACTCGGAGAAGCAGGTAAGTATCCATTCTCTGCCTTGGTTAGAGTGGGCTCTAACAGGGCTCTACTGTCCAATATCTGCTCTGTTCGTCTAGAGTTATCATCTAGCAGCACTATAGTTATACATGGATTCATCGTTAGTCAGCCGGAGAGACATCCTACGAGGAGTGAGCGTCGCAGGAGTCGGCCTCGCCGGGATGACCGGAGTTGTAACTGCACAACCGACTGGCGAGTACATCGTCGTCTGCCGGTCGTCGGCTGGTGTTCGCGCCGCGCAACGCCGGGCCAGCCATGTGCGCCACGCAGCAGTGGGGATGGGCCGGTTCGGGACCGCGGTCGTCGGGCGGTTCCCCGAGCAGGCACTCGCGGGTCTCGCCCGCCACCCCGGCGTGCGCTACGTCGCACCTGATGCCGAGGTTCACGCGGTCGGCGAGGTCACACCGTGGGGTATCGACGCCATCGGTGCGACCGCCGCGCACGACGCAGGGAAAACGGGTGTCGGGTCGCACGTGGCGATCCTCGACACCGGTATCGACCCGGACCACCAGGACCTCCAGGCGAACCTCGGCGAGGGCGTCAACTACTCCGACGACCCCGACGGCGACGGGAACGGACACGGGACGCACGTTTCCGGGACGGTCGCCGCCGTGATGAACAACGGTCTCGACGTGGTCGGTGTGGCTCCCTCGGCCACGCTCCACGCCGTGAAGGTCCTCGGTGACAGCGGGAGCGGGTCGTTCTCGGACATCATCGCGGGCATCGACTGGGTCACCGGCAAGGCAGCGACCGACTGGGGCGCGCACACGACGGTCATCAACATGAGCCTGGGCGCGAAGCTGCACCCCCGGAGATTGTACGCGAGCACCATCCAGGCGATCTGCGAATCGTGTCAGTCCGCCTGGGAGGCGGGCGTGGTGGTCGTCGCGGCCGCCGGCAACGACGACGACGACGCGGACAAGCACTATCCCTCCGCCTGCGACAGCGTCATCGCCGTCGCGGCGACCGACTCGAACAACCAGCGGGCCTGGTTCTCGAACTACGGGAGCACGGTCGAACTCGCCGGCCCTGGTGTTGGCGTCCTCTCGACGGTTCCCCCGGAGCTCAACGACGGCAAGACGACCGCGTCGTACTCCGGCACGTCGATGGCGAGTCCACACGTCGCCGGGGCCGCCGCACAGCTGCTCGCGACCGGCGCGTACACAAACGCCAGCGCCCGCCAGCGACTCCGTGACACCGCGACGGACCTGGGTAGCGCCGGCTGGGACCAGTACTACGGATACGGGCTGGTGAACGTCGCCGACGCGCTCGGGTTGGGTGACGGTGGCGGCGGTGGCGAGGACAGCACCGGGCCGACGTTCGATGCCGGGCCGACCGCGACGGACACGGTCGACGACGACGGGACGACCGGTGACTTCGCCGTCGATGCCGGCGATACGGTCAGGGTCGAAGCGACCGTCTCCGACGCCAGTGGAGTGGCATCGGTCGTAGCCGACGCGAGCGCGTTCGGCGGGCCGGGCTCTCTCGACATGATCGACGACGGAACCGGGACCTACGCCGGGGAGTTCGTCGTCGGCGCAACTGGGTCGGTTACGGTCGCGGTCGGCGAGAGTGCGACCATCCCCGTGACGGCCACCGACGCGTCGGCCGGCGCGAACACGACGACGGCACAGACCAACGCGTTGACCGTCGAGGACAACAGCGGTGGCGGCGGAACCGGTGACCCGACCGTCAGCATCGGTCAGGTCTGGAACGAGAACACGAAGAACCCCCACGCGCAACTGCGGGTCGAGTACTACTCGGAGAACGCGGCGTTCGTCGAACTGACCGTGACGCGGGACGATACGGGCGAGACGAAGAGTTGGACCGACACGGCCCCCACCAGCGGCCAGACCGAGACGAGTCCATCCGGCGTCTTCGACTTCCACAAGGGCCAGGGCAGCTCGTACACGGTGGCGGCCAGCACCGACGGCAGTGGTAGCGACACCGTCACCTTCCAGTCGTAGTCGTCCTCACTCGGCCGAGGGGCGGCTGAGACCGGTGTTTCTGGCTGTCGCTGTTCGATGAATCCAATCTTCGACGATTCTGTTTTCACTGCTCACGTCGTTCGCTGGAAGACGGACCCGACGACCCTGTTGTCGATTCTCTCTCGAATCCACGTGATACAACTTTGTGTATCCCGGAGACACAAGTATGGACCTCTCTGCCCCGCCGGCAGTGCTTCTGCTCGCGTTTGCCCCGGCACTGCTGTGGGGGTTCACGCCCGTCATCGAGAAACGGGCGCTCTCCGACGGTGGGACCCCGCTCCAGGCCGCGCTCACCGTGGTCGTCGTCGACTCCGCGGTCTACCTGCTCGCCCTCCCGGTCTTCCAGCCCGACCCCTTCGCGGACCTCACGCTCGGGACCGTCGCCGTGTTCGCGGCGGCCGGCGCGGTCGGCACCGCCATGGGCCGCCTCGCGATCTTCGCCGGGAACGCCCGCGTCGGCGCGAGCATCTCCAGCGCGGCCGTCAGCGCCCGCCCGCTGTTCGCGACCGCCCTCGCGGTCGGGTTCCTCGGCGAACCACTCTCGGCCCCGACGGCGGTCGGCATCGTCGTCATCGTCGCCGGCCTCGCCGTCCTCTCGGTCTCCCGCGGTGGCGACCTCGACGGCTGGACCACCCGCGACCTGCTGGTGCCCCTCGCCGCCGCGCTCCTGTTCGCCGCCGGGAACGTCGCCCGGCGGTGGGGACTGGGCCTCGGCGAGGCGACGCCCCTCGAAGCGGTCGCCATCAACGAGTTCGCCGCCCTGGTCGCGCTGGGCGGCTACGTCCTGGCCACCGGGCGGAAGCGCGTCGCGGGCAAGCCCCGCAAAACCTACGCGGTGTTCGCCGCCAGCGGCCTCATCACCGCCGTCGCGCTGCTCTCGATGTTCACTGCACTCGCGGCCCCGGAAGGGCGAATCGCGGTGGTGGACCCCATCGTTGCGACTGCACCGCTGTTCACGGTGGTCTTCTCGTGGCTCTGGCTGGGTGGGCTGGAACGGGTCACTCGTGGAGTGGTGGCGGGTGCAGTGCTGGTGGTTGTTGGGGCGGCGCTGGTGACGGGTGGGCCGGCGTTGGTTGGGTGAGTCAGCCGAATAAAAATACGAGGAGGAGGTACCACAGAACCACTGGAAGGGCCATCAGAACTGCGAACTTCTTCTCCTCGTTCGGTCCTAATCCCCTCCCAACTTCAACAGCTGTTGTCCCCGAAATCAGAATAGTCACGAGAAGAATGGAGATTCCAGTGTAGAGATTTGTTTCGCCTTGGGGAATACTGGTTCTGGGTAGAAGAGCCTCGAAGCCGATTATCAGAAAAATCGGACCGAGGGCTGCCAACCCTGTCCATGCGACGAAAAGTCGGTATCTCAAACCATCTCCGTCGCGGACGCTACTAACTGCTAAGGTAACCACGAGGGCTAGGAGAGGTGCAAGAAGCGATGCGGAAGTTCCTGTAGGCTCTTGCATGATTCTGGAAGCTCTCTTTCAATCAATCCGATTGTAAACCGTGTGTCCACAGTTCTTGCATTTTCTCGGCTCGCTCCAGTAGCACTTCCCACATCGAGCACATTCCCAGTTCTTGAACCGGTCCAACAGTCCCATATCCAATTACCTCAACATAGAATCATAAAACTTCTCAGCAAGGGTTGGAGAATCTTCGATATGGGTCTGTGTGAGTACTTCTCTTGGCCAGAAGGTAATTTAGAGAGAATAAAGGACCCGACGGGACTCCCGCGAGCTTGCGAGCGGGAGTCAGTCGGGGACGCGACCGAGTAAAACGAGGGAGCGGACCCGACGGGATTTGAACCCGCGACATCTTGGTCCGGAACCAAGCACTCTGTCCACTGAGCTACGGGCCCTCAGGCAACCGTAGCAATCCTGCCGACATAACGGTTGTGAACTGGACAAGAGGTGCGGCCTGTTCCGGGAACGTTTCAGTGCCTCATTCTTCGCCGCCGTCGGCGACCGAGGGCGTCGGCCCGCGCTCCTCGATGACCGACCGTTTCCAGGTCCCTCGCGTGAACCAGAGGCCCGCCGCAATCGCGCCGACGACGTTGCCCATGGCCATGCCGTACCAGAAGCCGGTCGCGCCCAGTCCATACCCCGCAATACCGAGCAGGGGAACCGAGTCGAACGCGAGGACCGAAACCGTCGCCACGCGGCCGATCCACAGCGCGACGAGCGAGAAGACGAGGGCGGTCTTGGTGTTGCCCGCGCCGCGGTAGGCACCCAGCAGCACCTGGAGGACGCCGATGAAGGCGAACTCCACGGTTCGAATCTGGATGTACTCGGAGCCGAGACTGATGGTGGCGAGAGCGTCGGGGATGTCCTTGCTGACGAAGGCCTCGACGAGGACGTGCGGGAAGAAGAAGACGGCGATGGCGACGGCCAGCAGGACGCCGCCGGAGACCTTCGCGGCGAGCCAGACGGCGCGCTCGGCGCGTTCCGTATTCCCGGCACCGAGGTTCTGGCCGACCATGGTGTTGGTGGCGCGGCCGAGGCCCATCGCGGGGAGAAAGATGAGCGAGGCGATGCGGTTGCCGAGGCCGTAGGCGGCGACGACGGGGGGAGCGAACTGGACGATCATCGCGGTCAGCGTGACCATGGCGAGGGCGCTGGCGGACTGTTCGAGCGCGCTGGGCACGCCGATGTCGACGATCTCCCTGATGACCGTCATGTCGGGGGCGAGGTGGCGCAGCTCGATGGCGGGGCCGGCGTCGGTCATGAAGAGGATGTAGAGACCGAGGATGGTCCCGAGGCCGCGGGAGGCGACCGTGGCGATGGCAGCGCCGACGATGCCCATGCCGTCGATGGGGCCCCAGCCGAAGATGAGGATGGGGTCGAGGACGACGTTCATGGCGACGCTGGCGAGCATGACCCGCATGGGGGTCTTGGTGTTGCCGTAGCCACGCATGAGTGCCGAGAAGACGAAGAAGCCGAACATGAAGACGATGCCGAGGAAGAACACCTCCATGTAGCGGGCGGCGAGCGGGATGACGTTGGCCTGGGTCTCGCTCTGGCTGGGGAGGAGACCGAGCATCTCCTCGGTGAAGAGGTAGCCGACGAGGCCGAGGCCGACGGCGAGGATGGAGACGAACGAGATGGTCTGGCCGGCGACCCGCCCCGCCGAGCCTTCGCTCTTCGCCCCGGTGTACTGGGCGACGAGGATGGCACCGGCGGCGGTGAAGCCGCCGGCGAGGGAGATGAGCAGGAAGATGAGGGGGAACGCGAGGCTGATGGCGGCCAGGGCGTCCGTGTCGAACTGGCCGAGCCAGAACGTGTCCGCGATGTTGTACGTGACCTGGAGGAGCTGGAGGGCGACGATGGGCCATGCGAGCCGGAACATGGGCCGCGCGAGGCCACCCTCGGTGATACTGTCTGAGGGTGCGTTGCTCACGGTACTTCGAAACGAAACACTCCCATTTCACTCTGTTGAATCGGGGTAACGGAGCCGAAAGAAATCACTCGGCGGG from Haloarchaeobius sp. HME9146 harbors:
- a CDS encoding YihY/virulence factor BrkB family protein produces the protein MSRLASAKEFVTTVVDEIRAKNVTFLAGGIAYNAFVSMVPLFLFAVFALSLIGGGVRNQVLTLLTQTVSETIGTLVEEILRRRADGGMGSSVVGSLILVWGALKVFRGLDTAFAQIYEVDADTSFLDQLRDGLVVLVSLVLSIAALVAATSAFAAFAGVVPYLGVFLPVVLAAGLVLAFFPMYYVFPDADVTVREVLPGVLFAAVGWALLQGLFQVYVAASTGDQAVGIFTGIMLLLTWLYFSGVVMLVGVVINAVRGGYAGRGRSVGS
- a CDS encoding EamA family transporter; translation: MDLSAPPAVLLLAFAPALLWGFTPVIEKRALSDGGTPLQAALTVVVVDSAVYLLALPVFQPDPFADLTLGTVAVFAAAGAVGTAMGRLAIFAGNARVGASISSAAVSARPLFATALAVGFLGEPLSAPTAVGIVVIVAGLAVLSVSRGGDLDGWTTRDLLVPLAAALLFAAGNVARRWGLGLGEATPLEAVAINEFAALVALGGYVLATGRKRVAGKPRKTYAVFAASGLITAVALLSMFTALAAPEGRIAVVDPIVATAPLFTVVFSWLWLGGLERVTRGVVAGAVLVVVGAALVTGGPALVG
- a CDS encoding S8 family serine peptidase; translation: MSVAGVGLAGMTGVVTAQPTGEYIVVCRSSAGVRAAQRRASHVRHAAVGMGRFGTAVVGRFPEQALAGLARHPGVRYVAPDAEVHAVGEVTPWGIDAIGATAAHDAGKTGVGSHVAILDTGIDPDHQDLQANLGEGVNYSDDPDGDGNGHGTHVSGTVAAVMNNGLDVVGVAPSATLHAVKVLGDSGSGSFSDIIAGIDWVTGKAATDWGAHTTVINMSLGAKLHPRRLYASTIQAICESCQSAWEAGVVVVAAAGNDDDDADKHYPSACDSVIAVAATDSNNQRAWFSNYGSTVELAGPGVGVLSTVPPELNDGKTTASYSGTSMASPHVAGAAAQLLATGAYTNASARQRLRDTATDLGSAGWDQYYGYGLVNVADALGLGDGGGGGEDSTGPTFDAGPTATDTVDDDGTTGDFAVDAGDTVRVEATVSDASGVASVVADASAFGGPGSLDMIDDGTGTYAGEFVVGATGSVTVAVGESATIPVTATDASAGANTTTAQTNALTVEDNSGGGGTGDPTVSIGQVWNENTKNPHAQLRVEYYSENAAFVELTVTRDDTGETKSWTDTAPTSGQTETSPSGVFDFHKGQGSSYTVAASTDGSGSDTVTFQS
- a CDS encoding MATE family efflux transporter, which translates into the protein MFRLAWPIVALQLLQVTYNIADTFWLGQFDTDALAAISLAFPLIFLLISLAGGFTAAGAILVAQYTGAKSEGSAGRVAGQTISFVSILAVGLGLVGYLFTEEMLGLLPSQSETQANVIPLAARYMEVFFLGIVFMFGFFVFSALMRGYGNTKTPMRVMLASVAMNVVLDPILIFGWGPIDGMGIVGAAIATVASRGLGTILGLYILFMTDAGPAIELRHLAPDMTVIREIVDIGVPSALEQSASALAMVTLTAMIVQFAPPVVAAYGLGNRIASLIFLPAMGLGRATNTMVGQNLGAGNTERAERAVWLAAKVSGGVLLAVAIAVFFFPHVLVEAFVSKDIPDALATISLGSEYIQIRTVEFAFIGVLQVLLGAYRGAGNTKTALVFSLVALWIGRVATVSVLAFDSVPLLGIAGYGLGATGFWYGMAMGNVVGAIAAGLWFTRGTWKRSVIEERGPTPSVADGGEE